A stretch of the Coprobacillus cateniformis genome encodes the following:
- a CDS encoding LysR family transcriptional regulator — protein MNSQQLQCFLCVADKLNFTKASEELYLSTPTVTHHIKNLEEELNTLLFIRTSRMVKLTEAGTMFYNDAKEIMSKIEVAEKRIKKMTKQNISFIRIGCSSNAELANMEKVLCDLQIKYPHVYPQIVVNDYFSLRSLFNNKQLDIVLATKEMIKDMQDCTFKKMKEVINYAVVSENSVLKNRDKISFEDLEECLITLHPKFVPFQYGNKLQEKIALHSQSHFNITCENDQAGILLAKSGYGVAIFPEFCIPANAKDLITLPIVNEDFRIDYGIAYHKAPKLDYIKYFINNFYLN, from the coding sequence ATGAATAGTCAACAATTACAATGTTTTCTTTGTGTGGCAGATAAATTAAATTTTACAAAAGCGTCAGAAGAACTTTATCTCTCCACGCCTACTGTTACACACCATATTAAGAATCTTGAGGAAGAACTAAACACATTATTATTTATTCGGACATCCAGAATGGTAAAGCTAACAGAAGCAGGAACCATGTTTTATAACGATGCAAAAGAAATCATGTCCAAAATAGAAGTTGCGGAAAAAAGAATCAAAAAAATGACGAAACAAAACATTTCTTTTATTAGAATTGGTTGCTCAAGCAATGCTGAATTAGCCAATATGGAAAAAGTCCTCTGTGACCTGCAAATAAAATATCCACATGTATATCCGCAAATTGTCGTTAATGATTATTTTTCATTACGAAGTTTATTTAATAATAAACAACTTGATATTGTATTAGCGACAAAAGAGATGATTAAAGATATGCAAGACTGCACCTTTAAGAAAATGAAAGAAGTAATTAATTATGCAGTAGTATCTGAAAATTCAGTATTAAAAAACAGAGATAAAATTTCTTTTGAGGATTTAGAGGAGTGTCTGATAACTCTACATCCTAAATTTGTTCCTTTTCAGTATGGAAATAAACTGCAAGAAAAAATTGCCTTACATTCACAGTCTCATTTTAATATCACATGTGAAAATGACCAAGCAGGAATTTTATTAGCAAAATCTGGGTATGGTGTTGCAATTTTCCCAGAATTTTGTATTCCTGCAAATGCAAAAGATTTAATTACATTACCAATTGTAAATGAAGATTTTAGAATAGATTACGGTATCGCCTACCATAAAGCCCCTAAATTAGACTATATAAAATACTTTATTAATAATTTTTATCTTAACTAA
- a CDS encoding ABC transporter ATP-binding protein yields MSYIEMLNSCKTYEMGDSKIYANKDVNFAIEKGELAIILGASGAGKSTVLNILGGMDSNDQGKVVIDGKDISDYTPKQLTTYRRNDVGFVFQFYNLVQNLTAKENVELASEIVENALDVSQVLKDVGLANRMNNFPSQLSGGEQQRVAIARAIAKNPKILLCDEPTGALDYQTGKQVLQILQDMCTQKGATVVIVTHNAAIAPIANRVIHMHDAQVKNIEVNSNPQSIAEIEW; encoded by the coding sequence ATGAGTTATATAGAAATGCTAAACAGTTGTAAAACGTATGAAATGGGTGATAGTAAAATATATGCAAATAAAGATGTGAATTTCGCTATTGAAAAAGGAGAGTTAGCCATTATTTTAGGGGCATCTGGAGCTGGAAAGTCTACCGTGCTCAATATTTTAGGCGGTATGGACAGCAATGATCAAGGAAAAGTGGTAATTGATGGAAAAGATATATCAGATTATACACCTAAACAATTAACAACATATCGAAGAAATGATGTAGGGTTTGTATTCCAGTTTTATAACTTGGTACAAAATTTAACCGCAAAAGAAAATGTAGAGTTGGCTTCAGAGATTGTCGAAAATGCTCTCGATGTTAGTCAAGTATTGAAAGATGTAGGGTTGGCAAATCGAATGAATAATTTTCCTTCTCAGTTATCTGGAGGAGAACAACAAAGAGTAGCCATTGCTAGAGCTATCGCTAAAAATCCTAAAATTTTATTATGTGATGAACCTACAGGTGCTCTGGATTATCAAACAGGAAAACAGGTATTACAAATATTACAAGATATGTGTACACAAAAGGGAGCAACCGTTGTTATCGTAACGCATAATGCAGCGATTGCACCAATTGCAAATCGTGTGATTCATATGCATGATGCTCAAGTAAAAAATATAGAAGTAAATTCAAACCCACAAAGCATAGCAGAAATTGAATGGTAG
- a CDS encoding ABC transporter ATP-binding protein, producing the protein MIKKLMRSIRDYKRASVLTPVFVILEVLVEILIPLIMARMIDVGIGEQETDTLLFLGIVLIICVILGVCFGVLSGSFSATASAGFAQNLRQDMYYKIQDYSFANIDKFSTSSIVTRLTTDVTNVQNAYMMIIRVAVRAPFMLVFSLIASFMVNDKLSLVFLILVPIIGIGLYIIVSKSHIYFEKVFRIYDDLNGVVQENLTGIRVVKSFVREKFEISKFGRVSMKIFKTFSKAEGIVAYNMPLMQFAIYGCMLLLCWFGARLIVLSNTTSMTTGELSSLMAYASNILNCLMMLSMVLVMINMARASSERIIEILDEESTLKNGENPVYKMKNGEIIFHNISFSYQSDKDKECLKNISLTIPSGSTLGIIGGTGCGKSSLVQLIPRLYDTTEGFVSIGGVNVKDYDLFTLRNEVAMVLQKNELFSGTIKENLCWGNENANEDEIIHACKLAQADSFIQTFPDKYDTYIEQGGTNVSGGQKQRLCIARALLKKPAILILDDSTSAVDTKTDSMIRKAFRKEIPDTTKIIIAQRISSVEDADNIIVMDKGKINGYGTHKELLKTNAIYKEIYESQTKGDDK; encoded by the coding sequence ATGATAAAAAAATTAATGCGCTCTATTAGAGATTATAAAAGAGCGTCAGTCTTAACCCCAGTATTTGTTATATTGGAAGTATTGGTTGAAATATTGATACCATTAATCATGGCAAGAATGATTGATGTTGGTATTGGTGAACAGGAAACCGATACATTATTATTTCTTGGAATAGTCTTAATTATCTGTGTAATATTAGGTGTATGCTTTGGAGTATTATCTGGGAGTTTTAGTGCAACTGCATCAGCTGGATTTGCACAGAATCTAAGACAGGATATGTATTACAAAATTCAAGATTATTCATTTGCCAATATTGATAAGTTCTCGACTTCCAGTATTGTCACGAGACTAACAACTGATGTTACAAACGTACAAAACGCATATATGATGATAATACGTGTTGCTGTCCGTGCTCCATTCATGCTTGTTTTTTCACTTATAGCTTCCTTTATGGTGAATGACAAGTTATCTCTGGTTTTTTTGATTCTTGTTCCTATTATTGGAATAGGACTATACATCATCGTTAGTAAATCTCATATTTATTTTGAAAAAGTATTTAGAATCTACGATGATTTAAACGGAGTCGTACAGGAGAATCTGACAGGTATACGTGTTGTCAAATCCTTTGTAAGAGAGAAATTTGAAATAAGTAAGTTTGGGCGGGTATCCATGAAAATATTTAAAACTTTTAGTAAAGCAGAGGGGATTGTTGCGTATAACATGCCGTTAATGCAATTTGCTATTTATGGATGTATGCTGTTACTTTGTTGGTTTGGTGCAAGATTGATTGTTTTAAGCAATACGACATCTATGACAACAGGAGAACTTTCAAGCTTAATGGCATATGCTTCCAATATATTAAACTGTTTAATGATGTTATCAATGGTATTGGTTATGATAAATATGGCAAGAGCTTCATCAGAAAGAATCATTGAAATCCTTGATGAAGAAAGCACCTTAAAGAATGGCGAAAATCCTGTTTATAAAATGAAAAACGGTGAAATTATTTTTCATAATATCAGTTTTAGTTATCAAAGTGATAAAGATAAGGAATGTCTAAAAAATATATCTCTTACAATCCCATCTGGTTCAACACTTGGAATAATTGGTGGAACAGGGTGCGGAAAAAGTTCATTGGTTCAGCTTATTCCCAGACTATATGATACAACTGAGGGTTTTGTCTCTATTGGCGGGGTAAACGTAAAAGATTATGATTTATTTACTTTACGAAACGAAGTCGCAATGGTTCTGCAAAAAAATGAACTATTTTCTGGAACAATTAAAGAAAATTTATGTTGGGGAAATGAAAATGCCAATGAAGATGAAATTATCCATGCATGTAAATTAGCTCAAGCAGATTCGTTTATTCAAACATTCCCAGATAAATATGATACCTATATCGAACAAGGGGGAACAAATGTTTCGGGAGGACAGAAACAAAGATTATGTATCGCCAGAGCCTTACTTAAGAAGCCAGCAATATTGATTCTTGATGATTCAACCAGTGCAGTTGATACAAAAACTGATTCTATGATTAGAAAAGCATTTCGGAAAGAAATTCCAGATACAACCAAAATTATTATTGCACAACGTATTTCCTCGGTAGAAGATGCTGACAATATCATTGTTATGGACAAAGGGAAAATCAATGGTTATGGAACCCATAAAGAATTATTAAAAACAAATGCTATATATAAAGAGATTTACGAATCTCAAACGAAAGGAGATGACAAATAA
- a CDS encoding TetR/AcrR family transcriptional regulator C-terminal domain-containing protein produces MKYEITSLNTKKLFAEALKKIILQKSFSKVTVSELIRECGVNRKTFYYHFSDVYDLLKWTLEQEAIDVVKNFDLIVDYEEAILFVIEYIKVNNKFLNNIYDSLGRDELKRFFYTDFVGIVEIIIGKAEEETHKKLTDNFKKFLAAFYTEAIAGTLVERITHQDQQSKEELVTYISTVFRSSLTSVVREFPNSLDSLNYKSDT; encoded by the coding sequence ATGAAATATGAAATCACAAGTTTAAATACCAAAAAGCTTTTTGCTGAAGCATTGAAAAAAATTATCTTACAGAAATCTTTTTCTAAGGTTACTGTCAGTGAGTTGATACGCGAATGTGGTGTTAATAGAAAGACTTTTTATTATCACTTTTCAGATGTTTATGATTTATTAAAATGGACATTAGAACAAGAAGCAATCGATGTTGTTAAAAACTTTGACTTGATTGTTGATTATGAGGAAGCAATTTTATTTGTTATTGAGTATATTAAAGTAAACAATAAATTTTTAAACAACATCTATGATTCTTTAGGTAGGGATGAGCTAAAAAGATTTTTTTATACTGATTTTGTAGGCATTGTAGAAATTATCATAGGCAAAGCCGAAGAGGAAACACATAAAAAACTTACTGATAATTTCAAAAAATTCTTAGCTGCTTTTTATACTGAAGCAATTGCTGGAACACTTGTAGAAAGGATTACGCATCAAGATCAACAGAGCAAAGAGGAATTGGTTACCTATATTTCTACCGTATTCCGCTCATCACTTACTTCTGTAGTAAGAGAGTTCCCTAATAGTTTGGATTCTCTTAACTACAAAAGCGATACTTAG
- a CDS encoding FtsX-like permease family protein has product MKKKKLWEDIKKCFSHTKGRFISIFALMMLGSFALVGLKVTGPNIRDTGNHYFQDLNLSDITVIGDYGIDKENQKAINQLSGSERIEYGYLKDVEIKDSTDAIRIFSNPDEISKYELIEGRNANKDSEIVLSNTYADKYKIGDTIKFSEKEDASGNYVLKKHSFKIVGFVNSPEFLSSINMGQSSAGAGELKGYAFVKDSVFDLDYYMLARITFKDTKNIDPYTNKYTDCIQNHKSKLEKLLVNQPELRLETIKKEYQKQIDDGQKQLDEAKQKLLNIEEQLANANKQIEVAKATISSSDTKLQEAQQQLSTGQTQLNEKWEQLRLAKQELDSAKGTSQATESQLNTAHLGIVQGWEQIDTATEEIASKEAELSTGKVQIDANKHALNKGKVQYEGAIDSYQQSIDTLDKQLKNPDLSSEERKEITKQLEGVNAGLQAAEIEYQSFMRDTYTLGMSAIEAKEKELSENEAKLNQSKQTLLVQKQLLGKKELEYNKGYSKYQDGINLYNQSLNTYYSGLATWEDSFKTLSSKDNEYKENVSKLELAKKELSEKESEYQNGLKEFNEKQGDAEKQISENEEKLADARDTMDQLELPVYSLNTRREVPGSNGYKIYDTISIIIDSLANVFPIFLYFVAALVTLTTMTRFVDEERINSGTLKALGYTDQDVMKKFTIYGLVSELTGSIAGIVLGHILVPIIIYNAYGASFDVPQIEMHFYLKTTIIALILAMISTILPAWIVASRELREKPATLLLPKPPAKGSKIFLEYIKPIWNKMSFTHKVTARNIFRYKKRMLMTIFGVCGAVTLLFAGFSVQNSISGINEKQFGEIIKYDLIVAQNNNLNDEKQNEMNALLTDEAVKQQSPVYYDSLTKVAGKNQDKQEIKLIVTNDEAKFDDYIALEYRKTQKKIDLKEKEGAVISERFAKLLNVEVGDSFTISDSNSREYKLKVADITEMYTGHYLFMNDSYYEKSFSKEYEPNANLIILKDKSKENARVQASKFMQSDSVKGVVQNMTLTNQIDTIVVSLNKVMQVLIVVAIMLAVVILYNLTNINIAERIRELSTIKVLGFYDKEVTMYIYRETILLSLIGILAGFVFGDILYQYILAVVPPDEVMFNSALGAKAFVVPVMLIVGITVILGYIMNKKLSKLDMLSALKSVD; this is encoded by the coding sequence ATGAAAAAGAAAAAATTATGGGAAGATATAAAAAAATGTTTTTCTCACACAAAAGGACGATTCATCTCTATCTTCGCTTTGATGATGCTAGGTTCCTTTGCTTTAGTTGGTCTTAAAGTAACAGGACCAAATATACGAGATACAGGAAACCATTATTTTCAAGATTTGAATCTATCAGACATTACGGTAATTGGAGATTATGGAATTGATAAAGAAAATCAAAAAGCAATCAATCAGTTATCTGGTAGTGAAAGAATTGAGTATGGGTATTTAAAAGATGTTGAAATTAAAGATTCAACAGACGCTATCCGTATTTTTTCTAATCCCGATGAAATTTCAAAATATGAATTGATAGAGGGAAGAAATGCAAACAAAGATAGTGAAATTGTCTTATCAAATACGTATGCAGATAAATATAAAATTGGTGATACTATAAAATTTAGTGAAAAAGAAGATGCTTCTGGAAACTATGTTTTAAAAAAGCATTCTTTTAAAATTGTAGGTTTTGTAAATTCACCAGAATTTTTATCCTCTATCAATATGGGACAATCAAGCGCAGGGGCAGGAGAATTAAAAGGATACGCTTTTGTGAAAGATAGTGTTTTTGACTTAGATTATTATATGCTAGCACGTATTACTTTCAAAGATACAAAAAATATAGATCCATATACAAATAAATATACGGACTGTATTCAAAATCACAAAAGTAAATTAGAAAAATTATTAGTAAATCAGCCAGAGTTGAGACTAGAAACTATCAAAAAAGAATATCAAAAACAAATTGATGATGGGCAAAAACAACTTGATGAAGCGAAACAAAAATTATTAAATATAGAAGAACAGTTAGCAAATGCCAATAAGCAAATCGAAGTAGCGAAAGCAACGATTAGTTCCTCAGATACAAAGCTACAAGAAGCACAACAACAATTGTCTACTGGACAAACTCAATTAAATGAAAAGTGGGAACAATTACGCCTTGCAAAGCAGGAGTTAGATAGTGCTAAAGGTACATCACAAGCAACCGAATCACAGCTAAATACAGCTCACCTAGGAATTGTGCAAGGTTGGGAACAAATTGATACAGCGACAGAAGAAATTGCGTCAAAAGAAGCAGAACTTAGCACTGGAAAAGTCCAAATTGATGCTAATAAACATGCATTAAATAAGGGGAAAGTTCAATATGAAGGTGCGATTGATTCTTATCAGCAAAGTATAGATACACTTGACAAGCAACTTAAAAACCCAGATCTTTCTAGTGAAGAAAGAAAAGAAATAACTAAACAATTGGAGGGTGTCAATGCAGGACTTCAAGCAGCGGAAATTGAGTATCAATCATTTATGAGGGATACGTATACTCTGGGGATGTCTGCCATAGAGGCGAAGGAGAAAGAACTTTCAGAAAATGAAGCAAAACTCAATCAGTCAAAACAAACACTATTAGTTCAAAAGCAGTTATTAGGGAAAAAAGAATTAGAATATAATAAAGGATACTCTAAATATCAAGACGGTATTAATTTATATAATCAAAGTTTAAATACCTACTATAGTGGTTTAGCAACATGGGAAGATTCTTTTAAAACATTATCATCAAAAGATAATGAATATAAAGAAAATGTTTCAAAACTTGAACTCGCTAAGAAGGAACTCTCTGAAAAAGAGAGTGAGTATCAAAATGGATTAAAAGAATTTAATGAAAAACAAGGTGATGCAGAAAAGCAAATAAGCGAGAATGAAGAAAAATTAGCAGATGCCAGAGACACTATGGATCAATTAGAACTTCCTGTGTATTCTTTAAATACGCGTAGAGAAGTTCCAGGTTCTAATGGTTACAAAATCTATGATACAATTTCTATAATTATTGATTCTTTGGCAAATGTTTTCCCAATCTTCTTATATTTTGTAGCTGCCTTAGTTACATTAACAACAATGACACGTTTTGTTGATGAAGAAAGAATCAATTCGGGTACATTAAAGGCACTAGGATATACAGATCAAGATGTCATGAAAAAGTTTACCATTTATGGTTTGGTTTCTGAATTGACAGGATCCATCGCAGGTATAGTCTTAGGTCATATATTAGTTCCTATAATTATTTATAATGCATATGGGGCAAGCTTTGATGTTCCACAAATAGAAATGCACTTTTATTTAAAAACAACGATAATTGCATTAATTTTAGCAATGATAAGTACTATTCTTCCAGCTTGGATTGTCGCTTCTAGAGAATTGAGAGAAAAACCAGCGACATTATTATTACCAAAACCTCCGGCAAAAGGTTCTAAAATCTTCTTAGAATACATTAAGCCAATCTGGAATAAAATGAGTTTTACTCATAAAGTAACCGCTAGAAATATTTTCCGTTATAAGAAAAGAATGTTAATGACAATCTTTGGAGTTTGTGGAGCAGTTACCTTATTGTTTGCCGGCTTTAGTGTTCAAAATTCTATTTCTGGAATTAATGAGAAACAATTTGGAGAAATTATTAAATATGATTTAATCGTGGCTCAAAATAATAATCTGAATGATGAAAAGCAAAATGAAATGAATGCGTTATTAACGGATGAAGCGGTTAAGCAACAATCACCAGTATATTATGATTCACTTACAAAAGTAGCTGGTAAAAATCAAGATAAGCAAGAAATCAAATTGATTGTTACAAATGATGAAGCAAAATTTGATGATTATATCGCTCTTGAATATCGTAAGACACAAAAGAAAATAGATTTAAAAGAGAAGGAGGGAGCTGTCATCTCAGAGAGATTTGCAAAATTATTAAATGTTGAAGTTGGAGATAGTTTCACTATATCCGATTCAAATAGCCGAGAATATAAACTAAAAGTTGCTGATATTACAGAAATGTATACAGGTCACTATCTTTTCATGAATGATTCATATTACGAAAAATCATTTTCAAAAGAATATGAACCTAATGCAAATTTGATTATATTGAAAGATAAGTCCAAAGAAAATGCTCGTGTACAAGCAAGTAAATTTATGCAATCTGATAGCGTAAAGGGTGTTGTTCAAAACATGACATTAACCAATCAAATTGATACAATTGTTGTATCTTTGAATAAAGTTATGCAAGTGTTGATTGTAGTAGCTATTATGCTTGCGGTTGTCATTCTTTATAATCTTACCAATATAAATATCGCAGAGCGTATTCGAGAACTGTCGACAATTAAAGTACTCGGCTTCTACGACAAGGAAGTCACAATGTATATTTATAGAGAAACCATTTTACTCTCTCTCATTGGGATTTTAGCAGGGTTTGTATTTGGAGATATTCTTTATCAATATATTCTAGCTGTAGTACCACCTGATGAAGTTATGTTTAATTCGGCATTAGGAGCAAAAGCATTTGTTGTTCCAGTAATGCTAATTGTTGGGATTACAGTAATATTAGGTTATATTATGAACAAAAAATTAAGCAAACTAGATATGCTTAGTGCATTGAAATCTGTTGACTAA
- a CDS encoding DUF3173 family protein, with protein sequence MITVTKKDLVELGYGNSFATEIIRECKKLMIEKGHIYYQSRKLDRVPIEAVQELLGITLNKEI encoded by the coding sequence ATGATAACAGTCACAAAAAAAGACTTAGTAGAACTAGGTTATGGTAATTCTTTTGCTACTGAAATCATTAGAGAATGTAAAAAGCTAATGATTGAAAAAGGTCATATTTACTATCAGTCAAGAAAACTAGATAGAGTACCGATTGAAGCAGTACAGGAATTACTTGGAATCACTCTAAATAAAGAAATTTGA
- a CDS encoding tyrosine-type recombinase/integrase → MANEPIKKAKNGTYYFRANLGSHPITGKQIQKYRSGFLSKKEAKEEYSKLILTSVDDLVEEEKKEITFKQYVDELFFPWYKNQVKESTFKNRHQSMCKHFKYFDKMLVNKITPIHVQSWQLKLSKVYGPNYVHNVQGMFSRAMDRAIVLGLAKENPSKIIGNIKKHKVKIEFWTLEEFQSIISLLKKDDYYEHYIFVSLWLLFMTGLRIGEASALQWEDIDFETGVLSVTKNLYYKSCNDYKFVEPKTKASVRQIVIDDDTLEQLRLWKSVQQKIIKTDFVLSYNGTPTNKHSLPRAIEKLSQMANIHRIKVHALCHSHASLLISMGENPLIIKERLGHEDIETTLGTYGHLYPNSNFEVARKLKGVINYQPVETVKNDNSHFGFHRKNKEINAITMQ, encoded by the coding sequence ATGGCAAACGAACCAATTAAAAAAGCAAAGAATGGAACTTATTATTTTAGAGCTAATCTAGGTTCCCACCCTATTACAGGAAAACAGATACAAAAATACCGTAGTGGCTTTTTATCAAAGAAAGAAGCCAAAGAGGAATATTCAAAATTAATACTGACTAGTGTTGACGATTTAGTGGAAGAAGAAAAGAAAGAAATCACTTTTAAACAATACGTAGATGAATTATTCTTCCCTTGGTATAAAAACCAAGTCAAAGAAAGTACATTCAAAAACAGACACCAATCTATGTGCAAGCATTTTAAATACTTTGACAAGATGTTAGTGAATAAGATTACCCCTATTCATGTACAAAGTTGGCAGTTGAAATTATCAAAAGTCTATGGACCAAATTATGTACATAATGTGCAAGGTATGTTTTCAAGAGCAATGGATAGAGCAATAGTCTTAGGATTAGCAAAAGAAAATCCATCTAAGATTATTGGCAATATCAAAAAGCACAAGGTAAAAATTGAATTTTGGACACTAGAAGAATTTCAGTCTATCATCTCATTACTAAAGAAAGATGATTACTATGAACATTATATCTTCGTATCTTTATGGTTGTTGTTTATGACTGGTTTACGTATTGGTGAAGCGTCTGCTTTACAATGGGAAGATATTGATTTTGAAACAGGTGTATTAAGCGTTACTAAGAACTTATATTACAAATCATGCAATGATTATAAATTTGTTGAGCCTAAAACAAAAGCTAGTGTACGTCAAATCGTAATTGATGATGACACGCTAGAACAGTTAAGGCTTTGGAAATCTGTACAACAAAAAATCATTAAAACTGATTTCGTATTAAGTTACAATGGTACACCTACAAATAAACACTCATTACCAAGAGCAATTGAGAAATTATCACAGATGGCAAACATACATCGTATCAAGGTTCATGCCTTATGCCACTCTCATGCTTCTCTGCTCATCAGTATGGGTGAAAATCCTCTTATTATCAAAGAACGCTTAGGTCATGAAGATATTGAAACGACATTAGGCACATACGGACATCTATATCCTAACAGTAACTTTGAGGTGGCTAGAAAACTCAAAGGTGTGATAAATTATCAACCAGTAGAAACTGTGAAAAATGATAATTCACACTTTGGATTTCATCGAAAAAACAAAGAAATTAATGCAATAACAATGCAATGA
- a CDS encoding ABC transporter ATP-binding protein, whose product MNKRPTIFQTCKRLLSYIILKQKLLFSIVVVCVLISSCTVVASSLFLETLIDDYITPLLVEDNPVFTGLLHTLIFMGFIYLIGVIATFLYNRLMVKVSQNTLKLIRDDMFEQMQSLPISYFDTHTHGDIMSHYTNDTDTLRQFISQALPQFISAIVTIIAILTAMLINNIPLTILVLIITVVMAFTTEKIGGASARYFIKQQETLGSVTGYIEEMVNGQKVIKVFCHENESKKGFVKKNKQLCIDSTLANKYGNILMPTIMQIGNLQYILIALIGGIMAINGIGNISVGMIVAFLNLSKTFCNPVSQIAQQTSMMAMALAGAERIFNLIDEEPEKDNGYVTLTHVKFDNSNKALETTDGSGTWAWKHPHHDGSITFTPLKGDVQFLDVDFGYSSEKLVLHHITLEAIAGKKIAFVGATGAGKTTITNLINRFYDLADGKIRYDGININKIKKADLRHSLGVVLHDVNLFTGTIMENIRYGKLDATDEECISAAKLSNAHDFIRRLPDGYNTLLTQNGSGLSQGQRQLISIARAAVANPPVMILDEATSSIDTRTEYLVQKGMDNLMKGRTVFVIAHRLSTVRNSDAIMVLEQGRIIEHGTHNNLIAEKGVYYSLYTGAFELD is encoded by the coding sequence ATGAATAAACGACCTACAATTTTTCAAACTTGTAAACGTCTGCTGTCCTATATCATTCTAAAACAAAAGCTATTATTTAGCATTGTAGTTGTATGTGTTCTCATTAGTTCCTGTACAGTTGTAGCAAGTTCACTATTCTTAGAAACATTGATTGATGATTACATCACGCCTTTACTGGTGGAAGATAACCCTGTTTTTACTGGCTTGTTGCATACACTTATATTTATGGGATTTATATATCTTATCGGTGTTATAGCAACTTTTCTTTACAATCGCTTGATGGTAAAAGTATCACAAAACACATTAAAGTTAATTCGTGACGATATGTTTGAACAAATGCAGTCATTGCCCATTTCTTATTTTGATACTCATACTCATGGTGATATTATGAGCCATTATACAAATGATACAGATACACTGCGCCAGTTTATTTCACAGGCATTACCTCAATTTATTTCTGCAATAGTAACGATAATTGCTATACTGACTGCTATGCTGATAAATAATATTCCTTTGACTATATTAGTTCTAATTATTACAGTTGTCATGGCGTTTACAACTGAAAAAATCGGTGGCGCAAGTGCAAGATATTTTATCAAGCAACAGGAAACTTTAGGGAGCGTGACAGGCTATATTGAAGAAATGGTAAATGGACAAAAAGTGATAAAAGTATTTTGTCATGAAAATGAATCAAAGAAAGGCTTTGTCAAGAAGAACAAACAACTATGTATTGATTCTACTCTTGCAAATAAATACGGTAATATATTAATGCCCACTATTATGCAAATTGGTAACCTACAATATATCTTAATAGCATTGATTGGTGGTATTATGGCAATAAACGGGATAGGGAACATAAGTGTTGGGATGATTGTCGCTTTTCTAAACTTGTCAAAGACATTCTGTAACCCCGTATCGCAAATTGCACAACAAACCAGCATGATGGCTATGGCTTTAGCTGGGGCAGAACGTATTTTTAATTTGATTGATGAAGAACCAGAAAAAGATAATGGATATGTTACACTGACACATGTTAAATTTGATAATTCAAATAAAGCATTAGAAACAACAGATGGTAGTGGAACATGGGCATGGAAGCACCCTCACCATGATGGAAGTATAACTTTTACGCCCTTAAAGGGTGATGTTCAATTTTTAGATGTGGATTTCGGTTATTCATCAGAAAAATTGGTATTACATCATATAACTTTAGAAGCGATTGCAGGTAAGAAAATAGCGTTTGTAGGGGCAACAGGTGCTGGTAAAACAACTATAACTAATCTTATTAATCGTTTCTACGATTTAGCAGACGGTAAGATTCGATACGATGGTATCAATATAAACAAAATTAAAAAAGCAGATTTACGCCATTCTTTAGGTGTTGTTTTGCACGATGTTAATTTATTTACTGGCACTATTATGGAAAACATTCGTTATGGAAAATTAGATGCTACTGATGAAGAGTGCATTTCGGCGGCAAAGCTATCAAATGCACACGATTTTATCAGACGGTTGCCAGACGGATATAATACTTTACTTACTCAAAATGGCTCTGGTTTATCTCAAGGTCAGAGACAGCTTATATCAATAGCACGTGCAGCTGTGGCTAATCCACCAGTCATGATTCTTGATGAAGCAACCTCCTCTATTGATACGCGTACAGAGTATCTGGTACAGAAAGGAATGGATAACCTTATGAAAGGGAGAACCGTATTTGTAATTGCCCACAGATTATCAACCGTGAGAAACTCTGACGCTATCATGGTACTAGAGCAAGGTCGAATCATAGAACATGGAACACATAATAATCTAATAGCAGAAAAAGGTGTCTATTATAGTTTGTATACAGGAGCTTTTGAATTAGATTAA